The Acidobacteriota bacterium region AGCGGGCGATCGGCGAGCCGGTCGACGAGCTCGGCGACCGGACGGCCCGTGCGCTCGGCGAGCCGGGCGAGCGCGAGGTGGCGCGAGAGCAGCGAGAAGAGGGGCGTTCGGGGCATGCGAGTCGAGCGCCAGTATAGCCGACGGGCCCTGCGAGCTCGACCGGCCCGCTCAGCGGGCGACGAGCCTGAGGCGAAGCGTTCGCTCAACCCCGTCACGCACGAACACGACGTCGACCTCGTCGCCCGCCGACAGCGACCGCAGGATCTCCGAGAAGTCCCGCAGCGACGCGATGTCACGGCCCGCGAGCCGCGTCACGACGTCACCGGCCTGCATGCCCGCCCCCTCGGCCGGCGAGCCGGGCCCGACGCCCTCGAGCCGCACACCCGGCCCCGGGAACGCGAAGTCTGGCACCGCGCCGAAGCTCACGCGACGGCCCTGCCCGCCGGCCGGCGGTCCGGCGGCGGCCGTCGGGGCCGCAGGCTGAATGGTGTTGGTCAGCGGCTCCGCACGGTCGGCCAGATACGCGATCCCCTCCCGCACGAAGGTCGCCACCTTCACGAGCCCCGCCGCGTCGATCCGGTCGGCCGTGTCTCCGGGCCGGTGATAGTCGTCGTGGGGGCCGGAGAAGACCTGAATCGCGGGCACGCCGCGCTCGATGAAGCTGCGCTGATCGGACGCCTCGTCGTTGCCGGCGATGATGGTGCTCTCGACGCCCGTGACGAAGCTCGCGCCCCGGAAGATGTGCTGCCACTCCGTGGCCGAACCCGTGCCGAGCACCTGAACGCGCCGGTCGCCGAGCCGCCCCACCGTGTCGATGTTGATGACGCCGATCACCTGCTCGAGGGGAAACGGCGTCGGGTGCGCCACGAAGTGGCGCGAGCCGAGCAGGCCGGCTTCCTCTCCGCTGAAGGCGACGAACACGATGGAGCGCTGGGGGCGTTCGCCGGCGGCGAGCGCCCGCGCCAGCTCGATCATCACGGCGACGCCGCTTGCGTTGTCGTCGGCGCCCGGGTGCACGCGTCCGGCCTCGCCCTGGCGCGCATCGGGCCAGCCGAGGCCCAGGTGATCGTAATGCGCCGTCAGCAGGGCCGACTGGCCTTCCCAGTCGGGCCGCGCCCCCCGCAGGACGCCCACGACGTTGACGAGCACGGCCGGGCCGCCGTCGGGACTCGTCGGCGAGTCGAACGCCTGGAACCACGTGCCGCGATCGCCGCCCGGCTCGAGGCCGATCGCGGCAAACTGCGCGGCGATGTAGTCGGCCGACTGCCGCAGCTCGGGACTGCCGACCCCGCGGCCGCGCATCTCGGGGGAGGCGAGCGCGGTCACGTGCGCCATGAGCGCCTTGACCGAGAACGGGGGCGGCAGCTCGGCGAGCGCGCGGCGCGGCTCGGGCGACAGGGCAGGCAGCACGGCCGTGCGCGCGGCCTCGGCCCGGAGGTCGACCCTCAAGGGCGAGTCGGTCGCCGTCCATTCGCCCTTCAGCACGTTGACGGGCTCGTCGCCCTCGAATCCGAGGTACGAGTAGCGTCCGTAGTGGGGCAGCTTGCGCCCCATCCCCTCGAACGCCGCCGACGGGTCGACGACCATCCAGCCGACAGCCTTCTCGAGCGAGGCCGGGTGCCGCGTGGTCAGCACGAACGAGTGCCCGGCGAGCGGCATCGACTCGCCGCCGGCCGCGAGCGTCGTGTCGTCGAGTGCGAACTGTCCGCCGCGGCCGAAGAGGTCTGGCGCAAGCCGATTCGTGCGGCCGAACAGCCAGACGCCACGGTCTGCCGGCAGCGTCGTCACGTCCCGGTCGACGACGACGTCGAGCTGGTGGCTTCGGCTCTGCCAGGCGCGGGCCATGGCCTGCCAGCGGTCGCGCTCCTCCTGCGGGGCGTCGCCCGGCAGCACGACGAGCGCGCGCGGCTCGCCGAACAGCTGACCGATCGCGGTGGGCGTCTCGCGCGCGTCGAGCTTCCGGAACACGTCGAACTGCGGGTCGACGTGGACGACGAGCGGCTCCTGCGGCGCCTCGATCTCAAACGGCGTCGAGGGGCCCGCGAGGGTCACGACCGCACGAACGGCGCCGTTGGCCAGCTGGACCGTCACGGGCACGTCGAGCAGGAACGGCCCCTCCGGCTGGCGCTGGTGCAGCGTGCCGCGGACGAGGAAGTCGGCCTCTCGCCGTTCGACGGCGCTGACCTCGACGCCGAGATCGGCCGCGCCGGGGCGCGTGATCCAGTCGTCGAAGAACCGTGCGAGCGAGGCGCCCGAGACCTCTTCGGCGACCCGCTGCAGGTCGCGGAAGCTGGCCTTGGTGCTCCTGAACCGCTCGTAGAACGTACGCAACACGGTGCGGAACGCCTCGTCGCCCAGCCGGCGCCGCAGCATGTGCGCCCCCATCATCACCTTGCCGTAGCCCACCGCCTCGGTGGCCGCGCTCTCGCGGCTGCGGAACTCGACGAGCGGGAAGTCGCGCTCGGTGCGGACGTAGTTGCGGTACT contains the following coding sequences:
- a CDS encoding M20/M25/M40 family metallo-hydrolase, which codes for MNRHVVSAVALALASAATVGAEPRVRHHLQVTLDPAAHRLTVAAEATLPASEGPVEFLLGRTLRITSASPEVVEVSLGEPGTVSGNNSTVLPGPDRVKRYRLASRPADGVLRLAYEGDVNFGLQTQQEEYARGFRETAGIVGPEGVYLSGSGFWYPWFGPGLIEFSLEARAPEGWHLVSQGAGSSRDQHGRARWSSPEPMDEIYLVGGPLRVWRDEADGIETLVYLHDDEPGLARKYLDATAQYLEMYQQLIGPYPYAKFALVENFWETGYGMPSFTLLGPTVVRFPFILASSYPHEILHNWWGNGVFVDYETGNWSEGLTSYLADHLIQEQRGRGGDYRRATLQKYRNYVRTERDFPLVEFRSRESAATEAVGYGKVMMGAHMLRRRLGDEAFRTVLRTFYERFRSTKASFRDLQRVAEEVSGASLARFFDDWITRPGAADLGVEVSAVERREADFLVRGTLHQRQPEGPFLLDVPVTVQLANGAVRAVVTLAGPSTPFEIEAPQEPLVVHVDPQFDVFRKLDARETPTAIGQLFGEPRALVVLPGDAPQEERDRWQAMARAWQSRSHQLDVVVDRDVTTLPADRGVWLFGRTNRLAPDLFGRGGQFALDDTTLAAGGESMPLAGHSFVLTTRHPASLEKAVGWMVVDPSAAFEGMGRKLPHYGRYSYLGFEGDEPVNVLKGEWTATDSPLRVDLRAEAARTAVLPALSPEPRRALAELPPPFSVKALMAHVTALASPEMRGRGVGSPELRQSADYIAAQFAAIGLEPGGDRGTWFQAFDSPTSPDGGPAVLVNVVGVLRGARPDWEGQSALLTAHYDHLGLGWPDARQGEAGRVHPGADDNASGVAVMIELARALAAGERPQRSIVFVAFSGEEAGLLGSRHFVAHPTPFPLEQVIGVINIDTVGRLGDRRVQVLGTGSATEWQHIFRGASFVTGVESTIIAGNDEASDQRSFIERGVPAIQVFSGPHDDYHRPGDTADRIDAAGLVKVATFVREGIAYLADRAEPLTNTIQPAAPTAAAGPPAGGQGRRVSFGAVPDFAFPGPGVRLEGVGPGSPAEGAGMQAGDVVTRLAGRDIASLRDFSEILRSLSAGDEVDVVFVRDGVERTLRLRLVAR